From a region of the Cucumis sativus cultivar 9930 chromosome 6, Cucumber_9930_V3, whole genome shotgun sequence genome:
- the LOC101217836 gene encoding syntaxin-112, with amino-acid sequence MNDLMTKSFLSYVELKKQAQREAVGGGGHGFDIESGGQKLNPTEEQNLSLFFEKVDEIKTQMEETTNLLVDIQKLNQEAKSTHNAKILRGLRDRIDSDMVSTLRRARILKEKLASLDQSNTANRLISVAYGEGTIVDRTRTSITNGLRVKLREMMNEFQGLREKVVADHKEDLRRRYFSATGEQPSEEQVEKIMSGSLKLEMLGGKLSETESEDRVRHESVMDIQRSLNKLHQVFLDMAILVESEGEKIEDIEENVAKAGQFINGGTRSLYYAKQMKRKNKKWVYWVWAIIFVILLVCIVSMLVC; translated from the coding sequence ATGAACGACTTGATGACGAAATCGTTCTTAAGTTATGTAGAACTGAAGAAACAGGCGCAGAGGGAAGCTGTAGGCGGTGGCGGCCACGGCTTCGACATTGAATCCGGTGGCCAAAAACTGAATCCGACGGAAGAACAGAACCTGTCTCTGTTTTTCGAAAAAGTCGATGAAATCAAGACCCAAATGGAAGAGACAACCAATCTCTTAGTTGACATTCAGAAACTAAATCAAGAAGCCAAATCAACCCACAACGCCAAAATCCTCCGTGGATTAAGAGACAGAATCGACTCCGATATGGTTTCAACCCTCCGCAGAGCAAGAATCCTCAAAGAAAAATTGGCCTCTCTCGACCAATCCAACACCGCCAACCGCCTGATCTCCGTCGCGTACGGCGAAGGAACCATCGTGGACAGGACAAGAACTTCAATCACGAACGGATTGAGAGtgaaattgagagaaatgATGAACGAGTTTCAGGGGTTGAGAGAAAAAGTTGTGGCGGATCATAAGGAAGATCTGAGAAGAAGGTATTTTAGTGCAACTGGGGAACAACCCAGTGAAGAACAAGTGGAGAAGATTATGTCTGGGAGTTTGAAATTGGAAATGTTAGGAGGGAAATTGAGTGAGACCGAGTCAGAGGATCGAGTGAGGCACGAGTCAGTGATGGATATACAGAGGAGTTTGAATAAGCTTCATCAGGTGTTTTTGGATATGGCGATTTTGGTTGAGAGTGAAGGGGAAAAAATCGAGGATATTGAAGAGAATGTGGCGAAAGCTGGGCAGTTCATCAATGGTGGAACTCGAAGCCTTTATTATGCGAAGCAGATGAAGAGGAAGAACAAGAAATGGGTGTATTGGGTTTGGGctatcatttttgttatattgctTGTTTGCATTGTTTCAATGTtggtttgttga
- the LOC101221704 gene encoding tubby-like F-box protein 5 isoform X2: MLEGTEQLQPIFYTPDWCLVAENEGDKLLLAAKRIRRATGTDFVVSLVADDFSRACSTYVGKLRSNFFGSRFIMYDSQPPVLTAGQQSNQSNRRFHAKQVSPTMSACNYSIGSISYELNILRTRGPRRMRCVMQSIPASCIQQGGNAPTPTSFSSCLNDHHHHLPLPTSNGKESDIDFSSTSITETPVQELGESLVLKNKAPRWHEQLQCWCLNFRGRVTVASVKNFQLVADVDPALDVSVEEQEKIILQFGKIGKDIFTMDYRYPLSAFQAFAICLSSFDTKPACE; encoded by the exons ATGTTAGAAGGCACAGAGCAACTTCAACCTATCTTCTATACTCCGGATTGGTGCCTTGTAG CGGAGAATGAAGGTGATAAACTCTTATTAGCAGCCAAGAGAATAAGAAGGGCTACGGGTACAGATTTTGTTGTATCTTTGGTAGCTGATGATTTTTCTAGGGCCTGCAGTACCTATGTGGGTAAATTAAG GTCCAATTTTTTTGGCTCAAGATTCATCATGTATGATAGTCAACCACCAGTTCTCACTGCAGGACAACAGAGCAATCAATCAAATCGTAGGTTTCATGCCAAGCAAGTCTCTCCAACAATGTCAGCTTGCAACTACTCTATAGGGTCAATCTCTTATGAGCTTAATATTCTACGAACTAGAGGACCACGAAGAATGCGTTGTGTAATGCAGTCAATCCCTGCATCATGCATTCAACAGGGAGGAAATGCACCAACACCAACCTCATTCTCGTCCTGCCTCAACGACCATCACCACCACCTACCTTTACCGACTTCTAATGGAAAGGAGTCAGACATAGATTTCAGTTCCACAAGTATCACTGAGACACCAGTTCAAGAATTGGGAGAATCTTTGGTTCTCAAGAACAAGGCTCCTAGATGGCATGAACAGCTCCAATGCTGGTGCTTGAACTTCAGAGGGCGTGTGACAGTGGCTTCTGTAAAAAATTTCCAACTCGTGGCCGATGTCGATCCAGCCCTCGATGTGTCAGTTGAAGAACAAGAGAAGATAATATTGCAGTTTGGAAAAATCGGAAAGGACATCTTCACAATGGATTATCGCTATCCGCTCTCCGCTTTCCAAGCCTTTGCAATCTGCTTAAGCAGCTTTGACACCAAACCAGCCTGTGAATAG
- the LOC101221704 gene encoding tubby-like F-box protein 5 isoform X1, which produces MSFKSFFRELREMKNGIRIRPKRGGEGRNWRSRTRSHIAPDEVPPQPEVIQQGQWANLPPELLLDIIRRVEESETSWPARTVVLFCASVCKSWRKITLEIVKTPEQCGRLTFPISLKQPGPRDSPIQCYVRRHRATSTYLLYSGLVPSENEGDKLLLAAKRIRRATGTDFVVSLVADDFSRACSTYVGKLRSNFFGSRFIMYDSQPPVLTAGQQSNQSNRRFHAKQVSPTMSACNYSIGSISYELNILRTRGPRRMRCVMQSIPASCIQQGGNAPTPTSFSSCLNDHHHHLPLPTSNGKESDIDFSSTSITETPVQELGESLVLKNKAPRWHEQLQCWCLNFRGRVTVASVKNFQLVADVDPALDVSVEEQEKIILQFGKIGKDIFTMDYRYPLSAFQAFAICLSSFDTKPACE; this is translated from the exons ATGTCATTCAAAAGCTTTTTTCGCGAGCTAagggaaatgaaaaatgggaTTAGAATCAGACCGAAGCGAGGGGGAGAAGGGAGGAATTGGCGAAGTCGTACAAGGTCACATATTGCACCTGATGAAGTGCCTCCTCAACCTGAAGTTATACAACAAGGGCAGTGGGCAAATTTGCCTCCTGAGTTGCTTTTGGACATAATTCGAAGAGTTGAAGAGAGTGAAACCTCGTGGCCTGCTAGGACTGTTGTTCTTTTTTGTGCTTCAGTTTGCAAGTCATGGAGAAAAATTACACTGGAAATTGTTAAAACTCCTGAGCAGTGTGGGAGGCTCACGTTTCCCATTTCGCTTAAACAG CCGGGACCTCGAGACTCTCCAATTCAATGCTATGTTAGAAGGCACAGAGCAACTTCAACCTATCTTCTATACTCCGGATTGGTGCCTT CGGAGAATGAAGGTGATAAACTCTTATTAGCAGCCAAGAGAATAAGAAGGGCTACGGGTACAGATTTTGTTGTATCTTTGGTAGCTGATGATTTTTCTAGGGCCTGCAGTACCTATGTGGGTAAATTAAG GTCCAATTTTTTTGGCTCAAGATTCATCATGTATGATAGTCAACCACCAGTTCTCACTGCAGGACAACAGAGCAATCAATCAAATCGTAGGTTTCATGCCAAGCAAGTCTCTCCAACAATGTCAGCTTGCAACTACTCTATAGGGTCAATCTCTTATGAGCTTAATATTCTACGAACTAGAGGACCACGAAGAATGCGTTGTGTAATGCAGTCAATCCCTGCATCATGCATTCAACAGGGAGGAAATGCACCAACACCAACCTCATTCTCGTCCTGCCTCAACGACCATCACCACCACCTACCTTTACCGACTTCTAATGGAAAGGAGTCAGACATAGATTTCAGTTCCACAAGTATCACTGAGACACCAGTTCAAGAATTGGGAGAATCTTTGGTTCTCAAGAACAAGGCTCCTAGATGGCATGAACAGCTCCAATGCTGGTGCTTGAACTTCAGAGGGCGTGTGACAGTGGCTTCTGTAAAAAATTTCCAACTCGTGGCCGATGTCGATCCAGCCCTCGATGTGTCAGTTGAAGAACAAGAGAAGATAATATTGCAGTTTGGAAAAATCGGAAAGGACATCTTCACAATGGATTATCGCTATCCGCTCTCCGCTTTCCAAGCCTTTGCAATCTGCTTAAGCAGCTTTGACACCAAACCAGCCTGTGAATAG
- the LOC101222646 gene encoding transmembrane protein 53 — MEAPVRAFRPCVLNRGLFSKTIPQSRLVSSPESYRSAIFRQSSTYFHFSPSRKNLGSKISLSLNLSHCCSSSFGSSASSLGSIPSNFLYSLPSLQSFGSQFASDYFSSFLFDSNGSDWTWNRASESAIGNNVGVLRGEKGAATVVLLGWLGAKTKHLRRYVEWYNARGINALTFIVDPREFLWFALSRKVEQRISDLAVELISWLSEGEESDKDRSLIFHTFSNTGWFVYGAILEILQGRKDLLEKIKGCIVDSGGGDPLNPQVWAAGFSAAILKKNSSSASPMVNGEEIDKKPLLLETIFLSSLEKFFSVALKLPDVDKRLNNIVSVLTENQPPYPELYLYSSGDKVVPYTSIELLIKKRMMTGRKVFSYNFGTSPHVDHYRTYPDIYSLQLHKFLIESFSS, encoded by the exons ATGGAGGCTCCAGTTAGAGCATTTCGCCCCTGCGTTCTTAATCGCGGTCTCTTCTCAAAAACAATTCCTCAATCTCGCCTCGTTTCATCTCCTGAATCCTATCGGAGCGCGATTTTCCGGCAATCTTCAACCTATTTCCACTTTTCTCCTTCTCGCAAAAACCTCGGTTCCAAAATTTCACTCTCACTTAATCTTTCTCACTGCTGCTCCTCTTCCTTTGGATCTTCCGCATCTTCTCTTGGCTCCATCccttctaattttctttattctttaccCTCATTACAGTCTTTCGGCTCTCAATTTGCGTCTGATTACTTCAGTTCATTTCTATTCGACTCAAACGGAAGTGACTGGACTTGGAATCGAGCTTCAGAGAGTGCAATTGGAAACAACGTAGGAGTTTTGCGGGGCGAAAAGGGGGCGGCGACCGTTGTTTTGTTAGGTTGGCTTGGGGCAAAGACTAAGCATCTGAGGAGGTATGTGGAGTGGTACAATGCGAGGGGTATCAACGCATTGACGTTTATTGTAGATCCGAGAGAGTTTCTTTGGTTCGCTTTGAGTCGGAAAGTTGAGCAGCGGATCTCGGATTTGGCGGTTGAACTCATTTCTTGGTTATCGGAAGGGGAAGAGAGTGATAAAGATCGATCCCTGATTTTTCATACTTTTAGCAACACGGGCTGGTTTGT ATATGGAGCCATTCTTGAAATCTTGCAAGGGCGGAAAGATTTGTTGGAGAAGATTAAAGGGTGCATCGTTGATTCTGGAGGAGGTGATCCGTTGAATCCGCAG GTTTGGGCAGCTGGATTTTCTGCAGCCATTCTCAAGAAAAATAGTTCTTCTGCATCTCCAATGGTAAATGGAGAGGAAATAGACAAGAAACCTCTTTTGTTGGAAACAATTTTCCTATCATCATTGGAGAAGTTCTTCTCTGTTGCTTTGAAGTTGCCAGATGTTGATAA GAGATTGAACAACATTGTTTCAGTTCTTACAGAGAACCAACCTCCATATCCTGAGCTTTATCTGTACAGTTCAGGAGATAAAGTTGTACCTTACACGTCAATCGAGCTACTGATCAAGAAGAGGATGATGACAGGAAGGAAGGTTTTTTCGTACAACTTCGGCACGTCACCACATGTTGACCATTACAGGACGTACCCTGATATATACTCATTACAGCTTCACAAGTTCTTGATAGAATCTTTTTCTTCATAG
- the LOC101217598 gene encoding pentatricopeptide repeat-containing protein At5g66520, translating to MFTLNAESPLQSTWALLENCSNMKQLKQIQAQMIKTAIITEPKLATKFLTLCTSPHVGDLLYAQRVFNGITSPNTFMWNAIIRAYSNSDEPELAFLSYQQMLSSSVPHNSYTFPFLLRACRNLLAMGEALQVHGLVIKLGFGSDVFALNALLHVYALCGEIHCARQLFDNIPERDAVSWNIMIDGYIKSGDVKTAYGVFLDMPLKNVVSWTSLISGLVEAGQSVEALSLCYEMQNAGFELDGVAIASLLTACANLGALDQGRWLHFYVLNNGVDVDRVIGCALVNMYVKCGDMEEALSVFGKLKGNQKDVYIWTAMIDGFAIHGRGVEALEWFNRMRREGIRPNSITFTAVLRACSYGGLVEEGKELFKSMKCFYNVNPSIEHYGCMVDLLGRSGRLDEAKELIKKMPMKPSAVIWGALLKACWIHRDFLLGSQVGAHLVEVDSDHSGRYIQLATILAAEGKWKEAAEVRLKMKSLGVPISPGKSSVTLNGIVHEFLAGHQDHPQMEQIQLKLKQIAERLRQDEGYEPATKDLLLDLENEEKETAMAQHSEKLAIAFGLINTKPGTTIRVIKNLRICRDCHTVAKLVSQIYSREIIMRDRVRFHHFRDGSCSCKDYW from the exons ATGTTCACTCTAAACGCAGAATCTCCATTACAATCAACATGGGCTCTGCTCGAGAACTGCTCAAACATGAAGCAATTGAAACAAATTCAAGCTCAAATGATCAAAACAGCCATCATCACAGAACCCAAATTAGCTACAAAGTTTCTAACTCTCTGCACTTCACCCCATGTCGGCGATTTGCTTTACGCTCAAAGGGTATTCAATGGAATTACCAGCCCCAACACTTTCATGTGGAATGCCATTATAAGAGCCTATTCTAACAGTGACGAACCAGAATTAGCATTTCTCTCGTATCAGCAAATGCTTTCTTCTTCGGTACCGCATAATTCCTACACCTTCCCTTTCTTGCTTAGAGCTTGTCGTAATTTGTTGGCCATGGGTGAGGCACTTCAAGTTCATGGACTGGTTATCAAACTGGGATTTGGGTCGGATGTTTTTGCATTGAATGCTCTGCTTCATGTTTATGCCTTGTGTGGTGAGATTCATTGTGCACGCCAACTGTTTGACAACATTCCTGAAAGAGATGCTGTTTCTTGGAACATAATGATTGATGGGTATATCAAATCTGGGGATGTAAAAACGGCTTATGGGGTTTTCTTGGACATGCCATTGAAGAATGTGGTTTCGTGGACGTCTTTGATTTCGGGGCTTGTTGAGGCAGGACAGAGCGTAGAAGCTTTGAGTCTTTGTTATGAGATGCAGAATGCAGGATTTGAACTTGATGGTGTTGCTATTGCGAGTTTGCTCACTGCTTGTGCGAATCTTGGAGCGTTGGATCAAGGAAGATGGCTCCATTTCTATGTGCTCAACAATGGAGTCGACGTTGATCGAGTAATTGGCTGTGCTCTTGTCAATATGTACGTAAAATGTGGGGATATGGAAGAAGCCTTGAGTGTGTTTGGGAAACTGAAGGGTAACCAGAAAGATGTGTATATTTGGACGGCTATGATTGATGGCTTTGCCATTCATGGGCGTGGAGTGGAAGCTCTGGAATGGTTTAACCGAATGCGAAGAGAAGGAATAAGGCCAAATTCCATCACTTTCACTGCAGTTCTAAGGGCTTGTAGCTATGGAGGACTagttgaagaaggaaaagagttATTCAAGAGCATGAAATGTTTCTACAACGTGAATCCATCTATTGAGCATTATGGATGTATGGTTGATCTTTTGGGTCGATCTGGGCGGCTGGATGAAGCGAAAGAGTTGATCAAGAAGATGCCCATGAAACCTAGTGCTGTAATTTGGGGAGCTTTGCTAAAG GCCTGTTGGATTCATAGAGATTTTCTGCTGGGTAGCCAAGTCGGAGCTCACCTGGTGGAAGTCGATTCAGATCACAGCGGGCGGTACATTCAGCTGGCTACAATTTTAGCTGCAGAAGGTAAATGGAAAGAAGCAGCTGAAGTGAGGTTGAAGATGAAGAGTCTGGGAGTCCCAATTTCCCCAGGAAAGAGTTCAGTAACTTTGAATGGCATTGTTCATGAATTTCTTGCTGGACATCAAGATCATCCACAGATGGAGCAGATTCAATTGAAACTGAAACAGATTGCAGAGAGACTACGACAAGACGAAGG TTATGAACCTGCCACTAAAGATTTGTTGCTTGATCTTGAGAATGAGGAGAAAGAGACTGCAATGGCACAACATAGCGAGAAGTTAGCTATTGCTTTTGGATTGATCAATACGAAACCAGGTACGACAATTCGAGTTATTAAGAATCTTAGAATCTGTAGAGATTGTCACACTGTAGCAAAGCTCGTATCTCAAATCTATTCTAGAGAGATCATAATGCGTGATAGAGTTCGATTCCATCATTTTAGAGATGGGAGTTGTTCTTGCAAAGATTATTGGTAG